A region of the Deltaproteobacteria bacterium genome:
CTGGAAGCGGAGGTTCAACGTCAAAGGGAATACCTGGGACTTGAAGCCGGCTCGACCCAAGGAGAAATCGCTCCGGGACGCAAGCCGGGCCCCCAGGCAACTCCTGTAGCCGTTGAAAAGAAACCCGATGAAATCACCCTTTATGAGGAATCCCTTGCCCTTTACAGGGAGGGACGATTCGAGGATGCCATGGAGGCATTCAAAAGATACCTGGTAAAGTATCCCAAATCGGACCGATCAGACAATGCCCAGTTCTGGATCGGTGAATGCCACATGGGCCTCAAGCAATATGAGCAGGCCATTTTGGCCTATCAAAAGGTGATCAAGGACTATCCAAAAGGTAATAAGGTCCCAAGTGCGCTGCTGCGCCAGGCCCAGGCCTTTTGGGAAATCAATGACAAAACCAGCGCTAGGCTTTTACTGAAAAAGATCATCAAGCGTTACCCCAAGAGCAGCGAGGCGGTGATAGCTAAGAAACGCCTGGCGGCTATGAAGTAGTTCGGGGCACTACCTCTGCACCTGTATCCCTGTCAAGGTCAAGGAAGGCGAAAATTTTAACCACAGGAATACATTGAAGTATTTCGAGGATTAAAATTGAGCCTGACGCAGCCTGGTCACGCCGTAGCCATAGCGAAGGCGGAAGATTGGGCAAAAGGGAGCGTTTTTCAAAGGTCTCCCTGGGAGGGGAGGGTATAAGTCCCGCAGCATGGTGGAAAGAATTTCGGTGAACAGTGGACCAGCATAAGACTTCCTCAAAACCTGCTTCCCTATTGTCTTTTTTCATAGCACGCCCTGGTGGGCCTTGCCGGCGGCTTCGGAGCCATTGGTTTCCGTTACCTCATTTCCTTTTTCCAGTCTCTGGCCTATGGGGGGGGTGGTACTCTCCTTGAAATGGCGCAGGCCCAGCCCTGGTATATCAAGGTATGGATCCCTGCTGCGGGTGGCTTGCTTGTAGGCCCCCTTGTGTATTTCTTCGCACGCGAGGCGAAGGGACACGGCGTCCCAGAGGTTATGGAGGCCGTTGCCCTCAGGAAAGGGATTATTCGAAAAAGGGTGGTTTTCATAAAGTCGGTGGTCTCGGCCATCTGCATCGGTACGGGGGGCTCGGTTGGACGCGAGGGCCCGATCGTGCAGATCGGTTCCGCGATCGGGTCCACCATCGGGCAGATCCTGAAAATCTCGGCGGATCGGATCCGGACTCTGGTGGGGTGCGGGGCTGCGGCCGGAATCGCCGCCACCTTTAACGCCCCTATCGCCGGATCGATGTTTGCTCTGGAGATCGTGCTGGGGGATTTCGGGCTCGCCACCTTCAGCCCCATCGTGATCTCTTCCGTGGTCGCGACGGCCGTCTCCCGCCATTTCCTGGGAAACTCCCCCGCCTTCAGCGTTCCATCCTACAATATGGTGAGCGCATGGGAGCTGATTTTCTACGTCATTCTGGGCCTTTTTTGTTCTTTCGTGGCTGTCGCCTTCACGAGCACCCTTTATCGCATGGAAGACCTGTTCGATGACTTCAAGTTCCCCGAATACTTGAAGGCCGTGATCGGCGGGTTCATATTGGGGGCGATGGCCCTGCTCTTCCCCCATATCCTTGGGGTCGGCTACCCGGCCATTGATCTTGCCCTGGCTGAAAAGCTGTCCATGGGAGTGTTGTTCCTCCTGGTTATCTTCAAGATCCTCGCCACTTCCATAACAATCGGTTCCGGGGGCTCAGGGGGCATCTTCGCCCCG
Encoded here:
- the ybgF gene encoding tol-pal system protein YbgF encodes the protein MKSARHPMGSGKYFLPLLVFLVLMMPACVYDKEFTYLNEQVSALNRRVTQLQTKVEGSLSKELDKKTEQIHSTQRSMRLELDTLKGEIQELSGRLEDNENVLRRTVERDLSQQDAMRSRLDDLAKRVAALEAEVQRQREYLGLEAGSTQGEIAPGRKPGPQATPVAVEKKPDEITLYEESLALYREGRFEDAMEAFKRYLVKYPKSDRSDNAQFWIGECHMGLKQYEQAILAYQKVIKDYPKGNKVPSALLRQAQAFWEINDKTSARLLLKKIIKRYPKSSEAVIAKKRLAAMK
- a CDS encoding chloride channel protein; this encodes MGLAGGFGAIGFRYLISFFQSLAYGGGGTLLEMAQAQPWYIKVWIPAAGGLLVGPLVYFFAREAKGHGVPEVMEAVALRKGIIRKRVVFIKSVVSAICIGTGGSVGREGPIVQIGSAIGSTIGQILKISADRIRTLVGCGAAAGIAATFNAPIAGSMFALEIVLGDFGLATFSPIVISSVVATAVSRHFLGNSPAFSVPSYNMVSAWELIFYVILGLFCSFVAVAFTSTLYRMEDLFDDFKFPEYLKAVIGGFILGAMALLFPHILGVGYPAIDLALAEKLSMGVLFLLVIFKILATSITIGSGGSGGIFAPSLFLGAMAGGFFGTVAHNLFPGITASPGAYSIVGMGAVVAGTTHGPLSAILILFEMTGNYKIILPLMIACIISCISASQLLKESIYTFKLARRGVNIRAGKEVNILKSIPVKEAMNSTVETIPQSLTLGKMAEKISKSKFNSFPVVDDENRLTGILSFLDYHDVVYDEDLRDLVVAKELATPDVVTVSLDDNLYDALELITSRDFSILPVVDPNDPKRILGVITRRDIVGAYDKAVIKKSVFKE